A DNA window from Hordeum vulgare subsp. vulgare chromosome 1H, MorexV3_pseudomolecules_assembly, whole genome shotgun sequence contains the following coding sequences:
- the LOC123451234 gene encoding uncharacterized protein LOC123451234 yields MGEVAPSGDGDGAAMRRAVRRLSLGAATEDERAEAATEVGRLARSNERIKRALPELGVVLPLVSMLADGGAGAGARTAAAQALLELARGTHRNKVHIVKAGLLKKLPKLMDLSTSQDLALLLLSVSSLANTDFPLSSADLLPFLVATLTATDVPDDTRLACLAALRNLSAKLEHVRAVVTSGAVRALLLPSLLEHTETIAEAALGVLADVAAASAAGRREMAEDEEAPRALVEAMARHEGAGCQEHATYLVMALAHGGGGGRALRWRMRQLGAVQALLEVSLLGSPLARSRAAKILQWFKDDGQDRIRAHSGPRMEAVPSRPCNGKGGGADGTKACRSAVDRIVKQSLDMNMRSIMRRATASVDMTNAKQLVASSSSKSLPC; encoded by the exons ATGGGGGAGGTGGCGCCGTCGGGCGACGGCGACGGAGCGGCGATGAGGAGGGCGGTGCGCCGGCTGAGCCTCGGCGCGGCGACGGAGGACGAGAGGGCGGAGGCGGCCACGGAGGTCGGGAGGCTGGCGCGGTCGAACGAGCGCATCAAACGCGCGCTCCCGGAGCTCGGCGTCGTGCTGCCGCTCGTGTCCATGCTCGCGGATGGAGGTGCCGGCGCCGGCGCGCGGACGGCCGCCGCGCAGGCGCTGCTCGAGCTCGCGAGAGGAACCCACAG AAACAAGGTGCACATCGTGAAGGCCGGCCTGCTCAAGAAGCTGCCGAAGCTCATGGACCTGTCAACAAGCCAGGACCTCGCGCTGCTCCTCCTCTCCGTCTCCTCGCTGGCCAACACCGACTTCCCGCTCTCCTCCGCCGACCTTCTCCCGTTCCTCGTCGCCACGCTCACCGCCACCGACGTGCCGGACGACACGAGGCTGGCGTGCCTGGCCGCGCTCCGCAACCTCTCCGCCAAGCTAGAGCACGTTCGGGCCGTGGTCACCAGCGGTGCCGTGCGCGCGCTCCTGCTGCCGTCCCTACTGGAGCATACCGAGACGATAGCGGAGGCAGCGCTGGGCGTCCTGGCCGACGTCGCGGCGGCGAGCGCGGCGGGGAGGCGGGAGatggcggaggacgaggaggcgcCCAGGGCGCTGGTGGAGGCCATGGCGCGGCACGAGGGCGCGGGGTGCCAGGAGCACGCGACGTACCTGGTCATGGCGCTCgcgcacggcggcggcggcggccgtgcgCTGCGGTGGCGGATGCGCCAGCTCGGCGCCGTGCAGGCGCTCCTCGAGGTGTCGCTGCTCGGGAGCCCCCTCGCGCGGAGCAGGGCGGCCAAGATCCTGCAATGGTTCAAGGACGACGGGCAAGACAGGATCAGGGCACACTCCGGCCCGCGCATGGAAGCCGTGCCCTCACGGCCGTGCAATGGCAAGGGCGGCGGTGCTGACGGGACGAAGGCTTGCCGGAGCGCCGTGGACAGGATAGTGAAGCAGAGCCtggacatgaacatgaggtccatCATGCGGCGAGCCACGGCGTCCGTGGACATGACCAACGCTAAGCAGCTAGTGGCCAGCTCCAGCTCCAAGAGCTTGCCTTGCTGA
- the LOC123451220 gene encoding protein CHUP1, chloroplastic-like → MVAGRVKAAMGFQRSPATPKTSSTTSSRKAPTPAPSQNTAPAPAAAARPQTPTPGRRPAGQCSPAPPSSGGKGGSFARSFGVYFPRSSAQVQPARAATAPDAAELARLVEELQERESRLRTELLEHKILKETVVIVPFLETELAAKSSELGRCRDAMSRLQAENARLRAELDAALANVSSKEQRIAEMEGRMAEMARRQRGGRADDCSSSDGSMTGGGDTAAKPASKPVRPPPPPPPPPPPMPTHAKPKSYFSGSSRASPANSSSSGSSTLSCSSDTAASTGRKPELSKLPPIPPPPPPPPPSMPTRATRSASSSPSTSSGAAPAPPPPPPPPPPSGPCVRRVPEVVEFYHSLMRRDSKRDCGGGACPESGSTGGSGAANARDMIGEIENRSSHLIAIRSDVERQGDFIRFLIKEVEGAAFADIDDVVTFVKWLDVELSRLVDERAVLKHFDWPEQKADALREAAFGYRDLKKVEAEAASFCDDPRQPCASALKKMQALFEKLEHGVYSLSRVRDGAMNRYRGYQIPWEWMQDTGIVSQIKIQSVKLARKYLRRVSSELEATQGGPDEEELMLQGVRFAFRVHQFAGGFDGDTMRAFQEIKEKANALQSQRDQQHLQQQSLTAGRS, encoded by the exons ATGGTGGCCGGCAGAGTCAAGGCGGCCATGGGCTTCCAGCGCAGCCCGGCCACGCCCAAGACCTCCTCCACAACCTCCTCCCGCAAGGCACCGACGCCGGCGCCGTCGCAGAACACCGCCCCTGCAcccgcggcggcggcgcggccgcAGACGCCGACGCCGGGGCGGCGGCCAGCGGGCCAGTGCTCGCCCGCGCCGCCCAGCTCGGGGGGCAAGGGCGGCTCCTTCGCGCGCTCCTTCGGGGTCTACTTCCCGCGTTCCTCCGCGCAGGTCCAGCCGGCGCGCGCGGCCACGGCGCCCGACGCCGCCGAGCTCGCACGCCTCGTCGAGGAGCTGCAGGAGCGCGAGTCCCGCCTCCGCACCGAGCTGCTCGAGCACAAGATCCTCAAGGAGACCGTCGTCATCGTGCCGTTCCTCGAGACTGAGCTCGCCGCCAAGAGCAGCGAGCTCGGCCGGTGCAGGGATGCCATGTCACGGCTCCAGGCCGAGAACGCCCGGCTGCGCGCTGAGCTTGACGCCGCCTTGGCGAATGTCTCCAGTAAAGAGCAGAGGATTGCCGAGATGGAGGGGCGGATGGCGGAGATGGCGAGGCGGCAGCGAGGCGGCCGCGCCGACGATTGCTCGTCGTCGGACGGCTCCATGACGGGAGGGGGCGACACAGCGGCTAAGCCAGCGAGCAAGCCCGTtcgtcctcctccaccaccgcctccaccCCCGCCGCCAATGCCGACACACGCCAAGCCCAAGTCATACTTCTCCGGCTCGTCCCGCGCCTCGCCGGCCAACTCCTCCTCGTCCGGCTCGTCGACGCTGTCCTGCTCCTCCGACACGGCGGCATCCACTGGCCGCAAGCCGGAGCTCTCAAAACTCCCCCCGATacccccgccaccgccgccgcccccgccgtCAATGCCAACGCGAGCAACCCGGAGCGCGAGCTCATCCCCGTCAACCTCAAGCGGCGCCGCGCcggctcctcctccgccaccacccccgccGCCCCCTTCAGGCCCGTGCGTGCGGCGCGTCCCGGAGGTGGTGGAGTTCTACCATTCGCTGATGCGGCGGGACTCCAAGAGGGACTGCGGCGGCGGCGCGTGCCCCGAGTCCGGCAGCACGGGCGGCTCCGGCGCCGCGAACGCCCGCGACATGATCGGCGAGATCGAGAACCGCTCCTCCCACCTCATCGCG ATCAGGTCGGACGTGGAGAGGCAGGGcgacttcatccggttcctcatcAAGGAGGTGGAGGGCGCCGCCTTCGCCGACATCGACGACGTCGTCACCTTCGTCAAGTGGCTCGACGTCGAGCTCTCCCGCCTA GTGGACGAACGGGCGGTGCTCAAGCACTTTGACTGGCCGGAGCAGAAGGCTGACGCGCTCCGGGAGGCGGCGTTCGGCTACCGCGACCTCAAGAAGGTTGAGGCCGAGGCGGCGTCATTCTGCGACGATCCACGGCAGCCCTGCGCTTCTGCTCTCAAGAAGATGCAGGCCCTCTTTGAGAA GTTGGAGCATGGAGTGTACAGCCTGTCCCGTGTGCGCGACGGCGCCATGAACCGCTACCGAGGGTACCAGATCCCATGGGAGTGGATGCAGGACACTGGAATTGTCAGTCAG ATCAAAATCCAGTCAGTGAAGTTGGCAAGGAAGTATCTGAGAAGGGTTTCCTCCGAGCTCGAGGCCACACAAGGCGGCCCCGACGAAGAAGAGCTCATGCTCCAGGGAGTCCGGTTCGCCTTCAGAGTACACCAG TTCGCTGGCGGGTTCGACGGCGACACGATGCGGGCCTTCCAGGAGATCAAGGAGAAGGCGAACGCGCTCCAGTCGCAGCGTGATCAGCAGCACCTGCAACAGCAAAGCCTCACCGCTGGCAGGAGCTGA